From Pempheris klunzingeri isolate RE-2024b chromosome 18, fPemKlu1.hap1, whole genome shotgun sequence, a single genomic window includes:
- the tmem200a gene encoding transmembrane protein 200A, translated as MPNGTLTAKLGFLQRLSMTAAAGVLTGLAKLKRQDSARSHANRPIGSTSPGLGNPAPESAPRKRKRRTDVVVVRGRLRLYSASGFFLLLGLVILAIGIGMATLGYWPHSETMPSAKSQTGGGFKTAAAGGTKTMTTGEGNGAKMAITEEEVVNSSTDHNVQGTSSKQTGGALTRFLEQHRHSERMKMFGPFTMGIGIFIFICANAILHENRDRETKIIHMRDMYSTVIDIHRLRQREQKQHHHRNSTYAREIGDLRAFGADNAARMASNSLLAFSSRAGGGGSTEEEEVLLGDEELHRHRELAKLDCNFAGLLAPLYKDRPFCGPGLGLAHSDSVRHQWSVDGDGEKGGHHARSIVSSSISAFTLPVIKLNNCVIDEPEMEAITEEDRGGERRDGERSQPLSSMESLVVPVASVAKASKPPGLHRSNSAYSSSYCSSVSSSSLSPAPSSTSGCWLSPGAARTDFGSNSSLHMLSSHSKSLDLERGPSMLSVHTEQRKHPSWPRLDRSNSSRSNSGNRGSSKGYMRLEDRDEQGERLLDVSLSATARRDYSKREKLLMISRSHNNLSFEHDEFSSCTLKRGSSETRF; from the exons GTTAAGTATGACCGCAGCAGCAGGTGTGCTAACAGGCTTGGCTAAGCTAAAACGCCAAGACTCCGCCCGCTCTCATGCCAACCGACCCATCGGATCTACATCACCTGGCCTTGGAAACCCCGCCCCAGAGTCTGCCCCCAG AAAGCGGAAACGACGCACCGATGTTGTGGTAGTACGCGGTAGGCTCCGCCTCTACTCCGCCTCCgggtttttcctcctcctgggACTGGTCATCTTGGCCATAGGGATTGGCATGGCAACACTGGGTTACTGGCCTCACAGTGAAACCATGCCCTCGGCCAAATCACAGACTGGAGGAGGATTTAagacagcagctgctggaggaactAAAACAATGACCACAGGTGAAGGAAATGGAGCCAAAATGGccatcacagaggaggaagtggttAACTCCAGCACTGACCATAATGTGCAAG GTACGTCCTCTAAGCAGACTGGCGGCGCTCTGACCCGATTCCTGGAACAGCATCGTCACTCTGAGAGGATGAAGATGTTTGGGCCTTTCACCATGGGCATTGGGATTTTCATCTTTATCTGTGCGAATGCCATCCTTCATGAAAACAGAGACCGAGAAACTAAG ATAATCCATATGAGAGACATGTACTCCACAGTCATTGACATCCATCGCCTCaggcagagagagcaaaaacaaCACCATCACCGCAACAGCACCTATGCAAGAGAAATCGGGGATCTTCGAGCCTTTGGAGCTGATAACGCAGCACGTATGGCCAGCAACTCCCTCCTGGCATTCTCCTCTCGGGCAGGAGGTGGAGGGTCtacggaggaggaagaggtgctGTTAGGGGACGAGGAGCTCCACAGACACAGGGAGCTGGCTAAGTTGGATTGTAACTTTGCGGGGCTGCTGGCGCCGCTCTACAAAGATCGACCCTTCTGCGGCCCGGGGCTCGGGCTGGCTCACTCGGATTCAGTCCGCCACCAGTGGTCGGTGGACGGAGATGGGGAGAAGGGAGGACACCACGCACGCTCCATTGTCTCCTCCTCTATCTCTGCATTTACTCTCCCCGTTATAAAACTCAACAACTGTGTTATTGACGAGCCGGAGATGGAGGCGATTACTGAGGAGGatagagggggagagagaagagatggagagaggtcACAGCCTCTGAGCTCCATGGAGTCTCTGGTGGTTCCTGTAGCATCTGTTGCAAAGGCCTCCAAACCCCCGGGCTTACACCGCAGCAACTCCGcctactcctcctcctactgctcctctgtctcctcttcctccctctcccctgctCCCTCGTCTACCTCAGGCTGCTGGCTCTCCCCGGGGGCGGCGAGGACTGACTTTGGCTCCAACTCCTCTCTGCACATGCTCAGCAGCCACTCCAAATCTCTGGACCTGGAGCGCGGGCCGAGCATGCTCAGCGTGCACACGGAGCAGCGGAAGCACCCTAGCTGGCCTCGCCTCGACCGTAGCAACAGCAGCCGCAGTAACAGTGGCAACCGGGGCAGCAGTAAAGGCTACATGCGGCTGGAGGACAGAGACGAGCAAGGGGAGCGGCTGCTAGATGTGTCACTGTCTGCCACTGCGAGGCGAGACTACAGTAAGCGGGAGAAGCTGCTAATGATATCAAGGTCGCATAACAATCTGAGCTTTGAGCATGATGAGTTTAGCAGCTGCACGCTGAAGAGGGGCAGCTCTGAGACTCGGTTCTGA